TCTGCCTCGCGGCTGCCTGGAGGACGTGCAACAACTTCTATCGGATCTGAATATTACGCCGGTCGTGCGTGACGAGCGGTGTCATGGCCAGCCTTTGAGCGTCGCATTTCAGGGAACGCTTCGACCGGAGCAGAAGGCAGCAGCAGATTCCATGTTGAAACACGAAACGGGAGTATTGGCGGCGACGACAGCGTTCGGTAAGACAGTTGTCGCTGCGTGGTTGATCGCTCAGCGCGGTGTCAACACACTCGTGCTTGTGCATCGGCGGCAGTTGCTCGATCAGTGGGTGGAGCGGCTGTCGACGTTCCTGAGCATCAACAACCGCGAGATTGGAAGAGTCGGCGGCGGTCGCCGCAAGCCGACGGGCAGGTTGGACGTTGCGGTCATACAAAGTCTGGTCCGCAATGGCGTGGTCGAAGATTACGTTGGCGAATATGGCCATGTCGTCGTCGACGAGTGCCATCATCTATCGGCCCACAGCTTCGAACAGGTTGTCCGGCGCGCGAAGGCGAGATTTGTCACTGGGCTCTCGGCAACCGTCACCAGGAAAGACGGTCATCATCCGATCATCTTCATGCAATGCGGTCCTATCCGGCATCGCGTTAGTGCGAGGGCGGAGGCGGTTCGTCGTCCTTTTACTCATACCGTTCTCGTTCGTCCCACGGCGTTTCAGCCAACGATGCCGGCACCCTCCGACAAGCGCGTCGAATTTCAGTCGCTTTACGGCGATCTGATCGGCGACCAATCGCGAAATCGTCGCATTTGTGACGACGTCATCGAGGCGGTGCAATCCGGTCGATCGCCGCTACTGCTCACGGAAAGAAACGATCATCTGGACAATCTCGCCGCGCAATTGGTTGGGAAAGTTTGTCACGTGATCGTGCTTCGAGGCGGCATGGGGAAGAAGCAGCGCGAAGCCATAGCGGCGGAACTTGCGGCGATCCCGCCGGAGAGCGAGCGCGTGATTGTCGCGACCGGCCGGTATATCGGCGAAGGATTCGACGACGCGCGATTGGACACGCTCT
This portion of the Bdellovibrionota bacterium genome encodes:
- a CDS encoding DEAD/DEAH box helicase family protein — translated: LPRGCLEDVQQLLSDLNITPVVRDERCHGQPLSVAFQGTLRPEQKAAADSMLKHETGVLAATTAFGKTVVAAWLIAQRGVNTLVLVHRRQLLDQWVERLSTFLSINNREIGRVGGGRRKPTGRLDVAVIQSLVRNGVVEDYVGEYGHVVVDECHHLSAHSFEQVVRRAKARFVTGLSATVTRKDGHHPIIFMQCGPIRHRVSARAEAVRRPFTHTVLVRPTAFQPTMPAPSDKRVEFQSLYGDLIGDQSRNRRICDDVIEAVQSGRSPLLLTERNDHLDNLAAQLVGKVCHVIVLRGGMGKKQREAIAAELAAIPPESERVIVATGRYIGEGFDDARLDTLFLTLPVSWHGTIAQYAGRLHRLYDGKREVRIYDYADLNVPMLARMFDRRCRGYEAVGYSISLPASAVPGWPADVLLPSDPEWKRDYAATVRRLIRDGVDTPLANLFVNVAKPSSSEVTGLARARSASEAFLYRRLETLPETKGRFQLNVCVPIPFDGQSQMEIDFVNEPLRIAVELDGSQHLSDAEAYRRDRRKDRVLQQNGYLVLRFLAEDLGKDLDVVLDAILQSLAGRERLR